The Tautonia plasticadhaerens nucleotide sequence TGATCGGCCTGCCCGCCTCGCTCTTCCTGCTCTACGCGGCCACCTTCGCCGTGACCTGCGTCGGCCTCCGGGCCCTGGCGAGGGCCGCCTGGCCGGGGTCGGGGGAGTGGGCCGGGATCCTGACGGTCGCCCTCGTCCTGCTGGCCGACGCCGGCAACGTCGGCACGAACCACCTGTTCGAGCCGATGCTGCTGGACCGCCTGATCGGCTTCGGCCTGGGCTGGGTGGCGCTCTCGGGGTTCGTCCGGGGCCGGGGGGGGATCGGCGGCGCGGCCCTGATCGGCCTGGCCGGGCTGGTACACCCGTCGGTGGGGATCCAGCTCGGGATGCTGCTCGGGGCCGGGTGGGTGGCCTGCCTGATCCGGCCGGGGACGCTGGGGGTCGGTCGGCGATCGGCCTGGCTCGGGATCGGGGCGCTGGGCCTCGCCCTGCTGCCGACGGTCCTGATCCAGGCCCCGCAGAAATCGGCCCTGTTCGACGGGCTCGACCCGGAGACGTTCCGCCTGCTGAGCTTCCACGTCCAGGGGCCCCAGCACATGCTGCCGGGGCTCTGGCGGGGGATGCAGTGGCTCGCCTGGTTCGGGTATCCGGCGCTGGCCGGGTTGACGCTCCTCGCCAACGGCCGGCCGATCTCGATCGAACGCCTCCGACTGTCGGCCCTGCTCGGCCTGCTCTTGCTCGGGCTATCGACGAGTTGGGTGGCGGTCGAGGTGCTCGAAGACCCCCGGGTCACCGTCTTCCAGCCGTTCCGGATGGCGACGATCGCCCGGGGGCTCTGCCTGGTGCTCGTGGCGGAGCGGGTCCGGTCGCACTGGCGGGCCGGGGGGCTGCCCGGGACGCTCCGGGGCTGCCTGCTCGTTGCCGGGCTGGGGAGCGACGGCTCGATGGTCGTCGCCGTGCTGGCCGAACTGGCCTGTTCGCTGGGGGATCGGCTCGCCCTCAAGCTGAGGGGACTGCGGTCGGACGCCCGGCTCGACGCCCCGTCGTCGGCCCCCTCACCCGGGCTGCGCCCACCCTCTCCCCCGAAGACGGGGGCGAGGGTCGGATTCGGACCCCCTCTCCCCGCTCGCGGGGAGAGGGACGGGGTGAGGGGTCTTGGGTCGGACGCCGGGCCCGGGGCGATCGCCGGCCTGGTGGTCCTCGTCGTAGGCCTGGCGTATCTGGCCCGTCACGACCCGGAGTCCGGCCAGTGGCCGCTGCTCGGGGGGATCGTCCTGGCGGTGGCCCTTTGGGGGATCCGACGCCGATGGGCCGCCCCTCGATGGACGATCGGCCGGGCCCTCCGGCTGGCCGCCGTCTCCTACACGGTGCCCGCGCTCGCCCTGCTGGCCGCCCTGCTGCCGCCCGAGGGAACGCCCGCCTACCGGGCGGCCCGGGAGGCGCTCATCAGCCGGTGCCGGTTCGGGGAGTCTCCCACGGACGACGTCGAGCGGCTCGCCCTCTGGGCCCGGGCCCACACGCCGGAATCGGCCCGGTTCGTCGGCCCTCCGGGGCCGAAGACGTTCCGCCTCTGGTCGCGCCGGGAGGTCGCCTTCAACCGGGCCGCCGGCCCGTACGACGCCACCGGCCTGGCCGACTGGGCCTCCCGGTTCGCCGACCACGTCGCCTTCGACGGACCGACCGAGGCCTTCGCCCTCGCCTACCTTTCCGACCGCCACGCCCTGGAACGCCGCTATCAGCAGATGTCCGACGCCGATCGGGCCGCCCTCGCCCGTCGCCAGGGGGCCGACCACGTCCTCGCCGCCGCCCCCGACGGGCCGCCCGACCCGGCCTCGCCGCTCGAACTGCTCCGGGTCGACGGCCGGTATGCCATCTACCGGCTCCGCGACGAGGCCAGGCCCGGGCCGATCCCCGCCCTGGCCCGACGGGGGCGAATGCCACCGCAGGACCGGGTTGCCGTCGATTGAACGCCTGATCGTCGCTCCTCCTCCCTCTCTTCTCCGAGTCTCTGCGCCTCTGCGTGAGGTCCCCTCCCCGCCCCCCGGGTGTGCGGCCCGAAATCCTCCGGCTAGAATGTCCCCTCCCGAGGGGGCCGGCCGTCGCGTCGCCCCGAACCCGAGATCGACCCGCACCGAGCCCCCGCCATGACCGACCTCGCCCCCGGCTCGCACGCCATCCTCGTCCGGGGCCTCCGCAAGGTCTACCCCGGCCGCACCGGGCCGGTGACGGCGGTCGATGGCCTGGACCTGGAGGTCTTCCCCGGCGAGTGCTTCGGCCTGCTCGGGCCCAACGGCGCGGGCAAGACGACCACGGTCGAGATCCTCGAAGGGCTGAACGAGCCGACCGAGGGAGAGGTCGAGGTCCTCGGCCGGCGCTGGGAGGCGGAGGCCGACGACATCCGGGAGCGGATCGGCGTCACCCTCCAGGAGACCCGGTTCCCCGAGAAGATGACCGTCCGGGAGCTGCTCCGCCTCTTCCGCAGCTTCTACCGATCGGGCCCCGATCCCGACTCGCTGCTGCCGCTGGTGTCGCTGGAGTCCAAGGCCGACACCTACGTCGAGACCCTCTCCGGGGGCCAGCAGCGTCGGCTCGCCGTGGCCCTGGCGCTGGTGGGAGACCCGGAACTGCTCTTCTTCGACGAGCCGACCACCGGCCTGGATCCCCAGGCCCGCCGCCAGCTCTGGGACGTGGTCCGGGGCCTCCGCGAGAAGGGGCGTTCCATCGTCCTGACCACGCACTACATGGACGAGGCCGAGCGGCTCTGCGACCGGATCGCCATCGTCGACCACGGCAAGGTGATCGCCCTCGGCGCCCCCGACGAGTTGATCTCCCGGCTCGGCGGCGAGCACATCGTCGAGTTCAGCCTCGGCGGCGACGGCCCCCCGGCCGACCCGGCCTCCTTCGACGGCCTGCCGACGGTCGCCTCCTCCCGGCTCGAAGGCGAGGGCTACGCCCTTTCCGTCGTCGAGCCCCACGCGGCGATCCCGGCCCTCCTCGCCCTGCTGGAGCAGCAGGCCCGCCCGCTCCTCCGACTGACCACCCGCCGCGTCAGCCTCGAAGACGTCTTCGTCGACCTCACCGGCCGACACCTCCGGGACGACGGCCCCGAGGCCGCCAACGGCGGCGAGGCCCCCGCCAACGGCCGGGGGAGACGGAGGAGGTCGAGGGCGGGGTGAAACCGGGGCATTCAGGAGAGGTGCTCGTCGATGGACCGGTTCGCCCACTGTGGCAACGGCTTTACCGTCCTGTCGGGGGGCGATTGCTCCTTCGGGCTTCGATTTCGGGAGCTGTGGAGTACGAGCATGGTGCGCATGGCCTGGACGTTCGCTGCGGTCGTCCTCCTCCCGATAGTGGGAAACGGGGAGGAGATCCCCGTCGACCTGGAGGACTGGATCGCGACCGCCCCGCCCGAGATCGATTCCGAACGCGGGGTTGCCGCAGAACAGGACATCGAGCACGAATGGGTCGTGCTGCTCCGCGACGGTCGCCCCCGGGTAGCCTTGCGGAACCAGGCGATCGAGGTCTTCGGGGGGCTTCCGTTCCGGATCGAGCCGGGCTCATCCCGCGACGGGCTGGCGGGCAGGCGATTCCGCGTCGAGGTCGCCGACGGCTGGGTCGTCGCGTTCAATGGCGGCGAATTCGGGGCGGGGCTCTGGTGGTTCTCGGCCGACGGGACCGACCGATATCGGATCGCGGAGGCCTGGGTCGAGGGCTTCATCCGGACGGCGCCCGGCCTCTTCGCCCTGGAAGGGCTTGCTCACGGGGATGTCAACCGGGGGCGGCTCCTGCGGATCGCTCGCGAACCCGGGAGCCGCTGGAGTGCCGAGGAGATCGTCGACCTGGGCCAATTGCCCCAGGCCGCCACGCTCGATACCGATGGGACGTTGCTCGTGGTGACTTTCGATCGGCTCCTCCGGGTCGATCCATCCCGGGCGGAGATCGAGATCCTGCTCGACCAGGCCTTCTGGCACTGGCTGGATCCCAACTCGATCGTCGTTGCCCCGTCGGGTACGATCTGCCTGGGCATGCGGCATGGCGTTGCCAGGGTCGAGATGACGGCCGAAGGCCGTCGAGTCCGCTGGCTCCTGCCGAATCGAACGTTCGACGAGATGAAGCCGATCGTAGGGTTCAAGGAAGAGTAGGATCGGCCCTTGGATTGTCTCGATCGGACGGCAGATCCCGGCGTGCCCGGACGGAATCGCGTTCCCAACGCCCCCTCCCTCCCAGCGACCCTCACCATGCCCCGCTCCTCCCTCTGGCAGCTCTACGTCGCCCGGCTCCGGGAGTTCTACCGGCAGCCGGCCCGGATCTTCTGGGTCTACGGCTTCCCGATCGTCCTGGCCGTGGTGCTGGGCCTGGCGTTCAACTCGGGGGGGGAGCCGGAGACGGTGGTCGTCGACGTCGTCGACTCGGGGGAGGCCCGGACGATCTTCGGCCTGCTCGGCGCCGCGGCGGCCCCCGAGGGGGGGAGGGTCGGGGTCGTCATGAACCTGATCGGGCCGGAGGAGGCGAGTTTGAGGCTCCAGCGGGGGCAGACGCCGCTGGTGGTCGAATCGACGGGCCCGGATGCGGTCGAATACCGATACGACCCGACCCGGCCCGAGGCGCTCGCCGCGCGGGCGGCGTTCGACGACGCCTATCAGCGGGCCCTCGGCCGGGTGGACGTGGCCGAGACGACCGAGTCGATCGTCGACGACCCCGGCTCGCGCTACATCGACTTCCTCATCCCCGGCCTGATCGGCGTGAACGCGATGGGGGGGGGGCTGTGGGGGGTCGGCTTCCTGCTCGTGAACTTCCGGATCGGCAAGCTGCTCAAGCGGTTCCAGGCCACGCCGATGCCCCGCCGCAACTTCCTGCTCGCCGTGCTCGGGGCGCGGCTGACCTTCCTGATCCCGGACCTGCTGATCCTGCTCAGCCTGGGCGTCTTCGGCTTCGGGATGCCGGTCCGGGGGAACCTCGGGCTGGTGGTCCTGATGGACGTGGTCGGGGCCCTGGCGTTCGCGGGGATCGGGCTGCTGATCGCCAGCCGGGCGCAGACGACGGAGACCGTCAGCGGGCTGATGAACCTGGTGATGATCCCGATGTGGCTCTTCTCGGGGGTCTTCTTCTCGTATGAACGGTTCCCCGACGCGATGCTGCCGTTCATCAAGCTCCTGCCGCTGACGCAGCTCGTCGACGGCCTACGACGGGTGGTCCTCGAAGGGGCCGGGATCCTGGAGGTCGGGCCGAACCTGATCGTCCTCGGCGCCTGGGCCGTCGCCAGCTTCCTGGTCGCCCTCCGGATCTTCCGGTGGAGCTGACGGGGGGGCGTCGGGCGCCGGCCCGGTTTCGGGCACCGGCTCCCGGCGGATGACCGGCTTGCGGAAGACGTCGACGAAGTCCCCCCAGAAGCCGGGGGGGCCGTGCGAGTCGGGCAGGGGGGGCACGTCCTCCTCGTCCACGAGCTGGGCGAAGAAGGACGCCTTGGCCAGCAGCTCCACGTCGAGGAACCGGGAGGCCGATTGCGGGGGCAGCAGCTCCAGCGCCTCCCGGCGGTGCAGGCGGCAGGGGGAGTGCACGTCCTTCAGCGGGATCGCGAACAGCAGGGCCCAGGGCCACGCCGCCAGCCAGCGGAGGATCCGCCCCGGCAGCGACCTTCGACGGCGGCCGAGGACGTGGTCGCAGCGGTCGATCGCGTCGAGCAGGGGCCTCAGGTGGGCCTCGGTCCAGGGCTCGGTCGCCGAGGTGACGAGCACGATCGGCAGGTCGGCGCCGTCGAGGGCCCGGGCCAGCCGATCGGCCCGGGACTCGTGCCGGTAGGGCTCGACCACCACCTTGATCGGCCGGCCCCGGCCGCCGAGCAGGCGCCGGAGGCCCTCGGCGACGGCCCCGGCCTTCGCCTCGTCCTCGGTGAGGACGACGGCCCAGATGCCGGCCGACTTCGGCAACGGGGCCCGGATGGCGTGGGCGTCGAGCGGGTGGAGCGGCTCCCCGGGCGACTCCCCGGAGGGGGAGACGACCTCGGTCGCGGCGATCGTCGCCACGGCCCCGGCGTTGGTTTCGGCCCCGGCCTCGGCCTCGGGGGTCCTGGTCGAGGGGTCCAAGGGCTCAGGCCCTCCCGAGGGTGGCGGACCCGGCGGGAAAGCCGGCCGGGGCCGGCTCCCGGCCCTCCCGGAACCGGGAGACCGCCTCGGCGAAGCCCTCGACGAGCCTCCGGGCGACCGGGCCGGGCGTGCCGTCGCCGATCGGGGCCTCGTCGATCTGCGTGACGGGGACGATCTCCAGGGTCGTGCCGCTGAGCATCACCTCGTCGGCCCGCTTCAGGTCGTCGAGGGAGATCTCGGCCTCGGCGAAGGGGAGGCCCAGCGCCTCGGCCAGCGTCAGGAGGAACCCCCGGCTGGTGCCCGGCAGGATGCCCGGCCCCTCGGGGGTGCCTTCGAGCCGCCCGCCCCGGGCCCACAACAGCGAGGAATGCGTCGCCTCGGTCACCATCCCGTGCCGGTCGACCAGCACAGCCTCCATGCAGCCGAGCCGGTGGGCCTCCTCGTTGGCGAGGACGTTGCCCAGCAGGTTGACCGACTTCACGTCGCAGCGCCGCCACCTCAGGTCGGGGCGGCTCACCAGCGGCACGCCGGCCTTCCGCAGCTCGGCGGTGGCCGCGTCGTCATACGGGCCGACGACGATCAGCTCCGTCGGCGGGGTGCCCGGCTCGGGGAAGCGGTGGCGTCGGGGGGCCACGCCCCGGCTGATCTGGATGTAGACCGTCCCCTCCCGGACCCCGCTCGCCGCGATCGTCTCGCGGATCCGGACGACCAGGGCGTCGAGGTCGACGCCCGAGATCTGCATCTCGCCCAGGCTGCGGCGGAGGCGGGCCAGGTGCTCGGCCTCCAACCACATCCGGCCGGAGTAGAGGCGCATGACCTCGTACACGGCGTCCCCGAAGAGGAAGCCTCGGTCCCAGATCGGGACCTTCGCCTCGGAGGCCGGCATCCGATCGCCGTTGAGGCAGGCCAGGGGCTCGATGGGCATGGGGGCTCTCGAACGCTCGGGCGGGAGGAGTGGATGGGGTCGGTCCCGGTCAATCCCGCCCACGATACCCGCCGGGCGGGGGGCGGGGCAAGCGTCGCCGACGCCCCCCCGGCCGGGGCCGATCGCCCGGCGGATCCGGGACTCGCCTCGCCCGGCCCGGGGGCCGGCGACGCGTCCCCCGGCCCGGCTCAGGGGGCGGAGCCCGCGAGGGCCCGGGGGGCCGGCAGGAGGGGTCCCTCCAGGCGGTCGCCGAGCTTCTGCAGGGCGCGGATCTCCAGCTTCCGGGCCCATTCCCGGGTGATCCCCAGCCCCTGGGCGATCTGGCCGAGGCTCTGGGGCATCTCGTCGTCGAGGCCGAGGTGCCGGGAGATGATGGCCAACTCCCGCTCGTCGAGCCGGCCGAGCCGGCCCCGGAGCACGCCGGCCTGGTCCTGGGCCTCGACCGGGGCCTCGGGCCGCTCCTGGTCGGCGGCGGCCTCCTCCAGGGCCATCGACTCCTCGACCGAGCCCCCGGGCAGGAACTGGTGGGTCAGCAGCGCCTGCTCGACCATCTTGCGGCGGGACTCGTCGAGCCCGAGGGCCTCGGCCAGCTCGTCCCGGGTCGGCGGCCGACCGTGCCGGCGGAGGTGCTCCTGCTCGGCCCTGCGCCACTGCGTCAGCAGGCTGATCATGTAGCTGGGCAGCCGGATCGGGGCGCCGTCGATGTTCAGGGCGCGGCGGATCGACTCCTTGATCCAGTACGACGCGTAGGTGCAGAACCGCACGCCGACGCCCGGGTCGAACTGCCTCACCGCCCGGATCAGCCCGAGGTTCCCCTCGCCGATCAGGTCGTCGAAGTCCAGCCCCCGGCCGCGGAAGTGCTTCGCGATCGCGACGACCAGCCGGAGGTTGGCCCGGACGAAGCGGTGGAAGGCCTCGGTGTCCCCCCGGGCGACCGCCTCGGCCAGCGCCCGCTCCTGCTCGGCCGTCAGCAGCGGCTCGTCCCCGAGGTCCCGGCTGCAGAGGTCCCGGGACTCCGCCCGGCTTGGTTGCCCCTCCTTCCGGGGCGAGTGCCGCGGCGAGGGCCGGGGCGAACTCCGGGGGCTCGAGGTGCGGGGCCCCCGACGGTCCTGCCGCGCGGGGCGGCCCGAAACTCGGACGCTGTCGATCATGGTGGTTCGTCCTCGACCGGGGGTGGCCGCTACCGGGCCACCGCGTGACGTGGGTCGTCGGCCCGGGCCGGGTCGCCGGGCAGGAACGGCCGGGTCCTTCGGGGCGGGATTCGGCGTCGAATCCCCCTCGCCCTTCGGGCACTCGCCCCGGTCCCGTCGTCTTCCTCGGGGTCACCGACCCGCGGGGAGGTTCGGGAGAGGCGTCGCGTGCCAAATTAGAGTGTCAAGGATCAGGGGGAGAGTCAAGCCAAAAATACGTCGATCCGGCGGATTTAATCCGTTTGCGGCGGATCTTGTCGGCCAGAAATGGCTTACGCCCCGCCGTCGGCCGGGCCGACGGCGGGGCGTACGGGGGAGGTGTCGAGGGCGATCCGCTTATTCCTTCTTCGCGAGCGCCTCGTCGAGCTGGGCCTCGGCCTCGGCGGCCGAGCGGACGTCGCGGTCGACGACCGTGCCGGAGGGGTCGACGAGGATCATCGTCGGCAGGGAGATGATCCCGAACTCGTCGGCCAGCCGGCTTTCGAGGCCGCCCTGCTCGACGATCGTCGGCCAGGGGGACGCCTCGGCGAACGCCCGGGCCGACTCGTGGTCGCCGTCGAGGCTGACGCCGATGACCGCCAGTGCGTCCTTCTTGCGGTCGGCCAGCCGGGCCAGCTCGGGCAGCTCCCGCTGGGTCGGCTGCGACGAATTCGCGCCGAAGAGGATGAGCAGGTGCTTGCCCGTCATCGTCGAGGCGTCGACCGTCCGGCCGTCGGGGCCGGTGCCCGAGAGGGCGATCGGCTTGCCGACCGAGTCCAGGCGACGGAGGGCGCCGGCCCCCTTGCGGCCGAAGGAGGTGTCGGGGAACTCCCCGGCGAGCCGGGAGTAGACGGCCTTCGCCTCGTCCTCGGCGCCGTTGAACTCCTTGATGCTGGCGAGCTGGAAGAGGGCCTCGGGCACCTCGGCCGACTTGGGGTAGTCCTCCAGGAACGCCCCCAGCTCCTCGACCCACTGCGTCTGGGCCTCGACGAGGTTGTCGGGGTCCTTGGCGGCCCGGAGGCTGTACTCGGCCGGGATGAGGCGGAAGGCGGCGTAGGAGGCCAGCGGGCCGCCCCCCTTGACGAAGTCGTCGAGCGCCTTCTTGGTGGCCGGGCCGACCTGCGGGTCGCCGGTCTGATAGGCGGCGGCCAGGCTGTTGATCGCCTCCTTCTCGTACTCGACGCGGTCGGCCTCGGGCGCCGCGACGATCACGGCCCGGAGCTTCCGGACCCGCTCGTAGTGGTACGAGGCGATCGCCTTCTGGTCCCCCTCGGCGAAGACGGCGACGGCCTGGGCGTCGAAGTCGGCCAGGGCCCGGAGGGCCTTCTCAAGCTCGGGGCTCACCTGGGAGGCCATCGCGCCGGAGGCGCCGCCTTCCCGGTAGAGCCAGGAGCGGATGCCTTCATAGGCGGCGATCACCTCGGCCTCGGAGGGATCCGGGTTGAACGCCCGGGGCAGCCCGACGAACTTCCAGGCCTCGCCGACGCGGACCAGTTCCGGCACCTGGAGGTAGGCCACCTTGCCCAGATCCCCCATCCCGTCGGGGGAACCGGCGAAGACGACGGCGTTCTCGAACAGCAGCAGGTCGTCCTTCAGGCCGGCGGACGCGTCGGCGGGGATCAGGTGGGGCATGTCGGCGTCGAACCGCAGCCAGGCGGTCGAGTTGGTCCAGCCCCAGCCGCCGAGCTTCTTCGACAGCTCGTCGACGGCGGCCTTGCGGCCGGCGGCCTCTCCCCGGACCTGCTCCACCAGGCCCTTGGGCAGGCCGAGCCCGGCCAGCTCGTCGGCCGAGGCCATCACGGTGCCCAGCAGGGCGTGGTCGCCGAGCACCAGGGCGTCGACCAGCACCTTGCTCGCCTCCTGGGCCGAGAGCCGCCGCCAGGAGGCGATCTTGCCCCCCTCGATCACGGCGATCCGGGTGCCGGCGGTGTTCAGCCATCGGGACTCGTCGATCTTGCGGTCGTCGTCGTAGTCGACGTCCCGGTAGACCTCGAAGCCGTCCTTGTAGTAGCACCACTGGTCGATGTTGCGGTCGCCGCTCACGTCGAGGAAGCGGCGGAGGGTGCGGCCCTGGCCGTCCCGGATGACGACGGCCACCCCCTTCACCCCGGCGCCGGAGCGGCCGGCGGGGAGGACCTCGGAGGTGCAGGAGGAGATCTCGGCCGGGTCGGCCGGGGTGTCGTACTCGACCCCGCGCTGGACCGGGCGGTTCTCCTTCAGGATGTTCGCCACGTCGAGTTGCTGGGCCCTCGCCTCGCGGCCCGATCCCGGGCCGAGCAGAGCGACGGCGGCGGCGGCGAGGGCGGTCGCGGCGAGGGCCGCGGGCCGGGAACGGACGGCAGGCATCGGCATCTCCATCATCCTCTGGCCCCGTTCGAGCGGCGATCCGATCCGCTCGGCTTCCACTTCCACTGATCCGGTCGATCGCTCGTCCGAACGATCCCCCGACGCCGGCCCCGCCGGGGCGCCTCCCTCGGGGCCGTTCCGTTCTCCGGGCCCCGGCGTCCCCCCGATCGCCCCCGGCCTCGATCGGCCTCCGGCGACGGGATGACCGGCATCTCCATCCTCTCGTTCGTTCGGCACCCCGGGGCGTCCGGGTCAAGCCGCCCGCCCCCCGACTCCGGTCGGTCGTGCCGGTCGTGCGGGATGCCCGCCCTGTCCCGGCGTCCCCGGGCGATCCGGTCGCCCTCCGCCTCGGGGTCCTCCCCTGAGCAATCGCCGTTCCCGGGCGTCCCGCGGTCGGGGCCGGGGAGCCGCCCCGATCCGCACAAGTCCAGGCGGTCAAACGAGATTCGGTCGGGGTCGGGAGGACGATTCTCGGGGCGAGGCCCGGCCCCCGGCGAGGCCGGGGTTGCTGGCCCGCCGAGGCGCGATGTAAATCCGACAGGTCGAGCCCGCTCGCCGCCCCCGACGTGCCTCCCGCCCTACGAGATCGGCCGGGGCGTCGGCAAGGGGGGGTGGCGGGCGAGGAGGTCGTCGGCCGAGAGCGGGTCGACGGGCCGGAACAGCCGGGCGGCGATCCGGTGGGAGCCCAGGGCGCATTCCTTCTCCAGGACGTAATAGCGGTTGTAGTCCTCGATCCTCCGATTGACCGGCCCCAGGTCCAGCTCCTCGACGAACCGGGCCCAGCGCCGGTTGAACCGCTCGACGCTGGCGGCCAGGTCCCGGGCGACGGCCCGACGCCTCCGGCCCGGGGCGGGCTGGTCGGCCCACCGGGGGGGCTCCTTCGAGCCGCTGAGCGTCCAGAGGTCGGCCACCGGGCCGTCGAAAGCGTCCGACCAGTCGTCCTGCCCGGTCGCCACGGCGGCCCATTGCCGGAGACGGAGGTGGACGAACTCTAGCATCCCCGCCCTCGCGGCCGAGCATCGGCCGTGCAGGCGGGAGAGCGACGACTCCAGGTCCTGCCCCCTCCGGGCGAAGGACGGGGCGTCGAACAGGCCGAGCATCTGCCGGATCTCGGTCTCCACCGAGGCCAGCGAGGCGGCCTCCTCCTCGTCGGGCTCGGCGTCGGGGGCGGTCATGGGGCAGGCTCAATCGGAGGGCGAACGATGGAGGTCCGGGCGTCTGGGACGTGGATCGGGCGCGTGGTCAGGGATCGGAGGGCAGGGGGGTGGGCTCGGGCTCGATCCAGAGGAGGATGCCGTCGGTGGGGCCCGGTGGGGTGCCCGATCGGCCTTGTCCGAGCGGCTGGTTGTAGCGGAGGCGATGGAGGACCAGGGGGACATCGGGGGGTGCCGAGGGGACTTGATCGGCCGGGGACTCGGAGCCGTAGCCCATCGCGTGGGGCTTCTCCAGCTCCAGCCGATGGCGGCCGTCCAGGGTCGCGACGACGCGCTGGAGGGGGGCGCCGTCGACGGTCTCCAGTACGACCACATGCCGCCCCGGCCGGAGGGGGAGCGACGCCCCCTCGGCCGCCAGGCCGGCTTGCGGGATCTCGCGGGTGGCCAGGCAGAGGCGATGGCCGCCCTCCGGCAGGTAGAACTCCCATCGGTTCTCGCCGAGCCAGGTCGTCTCCCGCTTCACCGCGGCGAGTCGCCGCGGGTCCTCCACCACCAATTCCCGGACCAGAGGCCGGTCTCGGGCGATCCGACGCTCCAACGTCGCGATCCGATTGCGGTCGACGGCGTACGAGGTCCAGACGGCGACCGCGGCCACCAGCAGCACCAGCGACCTCACGCCGACTTGCCATCGCGGGCCTCGGGGCCGATCGGCCGGCCGGTCGTCGTCCCCGGTCTCGGCCGGTCTCGGCGCTGGTCGTGATGACACCGCTCGTCCTCCCGAGGAACATCGGAGATCGGTTCAGGGTTTCGCGGGCCTCGGGGTGATCTCCAGGGTGAACAGGTCGGGCAGGACCTGCTGCCAGCCTCCCATCGAGGGGAGGCGTCGGGCCTCCTCGGCCAGGTCCTCCGGCAGGCTCAGGCGTAGGAGCACCGTTGTCTCGCCCTCCTCCGGCACGACCAGCTCCCCCTCGCCCGCCCGGTCGACCCGGATCTCGTCCCAGCGGCCCCGGAGCAGGTCGGCCATCGCCTCGTCGCCGAGGCTCGCGGTGTTGCCGCCCGAACCGACGCTGGAGTAGAACTCCAGGAGCCCCGACTCCCCCTCCCGGAACCGGACCCGGCCGACGTATTCCAGGGGAGAAATGCCACTCCAGCCCGCGCCGAACGACCCGCCGGGGGACCGGAGGCTCACCGAGGAGCCCGAGGCCGGCACGTAGATCCGCCAGGCGAAGTGCATCGGGTCGCCGGTCTCCAGCGCCGTCAGGTGGATCCGGCCCGGGTCGGTCAGGGGGAGCTCGCCGGCCTCCTCGGCGAGGTGGTCGGCCGTCGATTGCAGGTCGGCCCGCTCCCGGTTCGACCGCCAGGCCAGCACCCCGCCGACCGCGATCGCCGCCAGCAGCGTCAGGTCGATCAGCCTTCGCGTCATGGTCGGTTCGTCCTCCCGTGCGACGGTCCAGCCCGCCGACGGTTCATCGGGGCGGCGTGTCGGCGGTCGAGAACGCGTTGAGGCTCCGCTGGTAGTGCCAGGCCTGCCGATCCCGGCCGAGTCCATCGGTGCGGGCATCCCAGGCCCCGGCGGCGGCCTCCAGGGCGTCGCCCGGGGCCTCCTCGCCGGAGGAGGCCGAGGCGACGGCCCGGGCGAGGTCGGCCAGGTACTCCCGGGCCCCGGGGATGCGGAGGCCGACGAGGACCCGGTCGGCCAGGAACGTCTTCGAGACCGCGTCGGACCAGTCTCGACTGCTCAGGCCCGGCAGGTCCCGGGCCTGCGCCGGGCCCTGGCCGATGAGCGGGGTCCGGACGGGGATCGTGGGCACCCTCGGGTCGATCCGGAGTCGGGAGGCGGTCTCGGGCTCGATCAGGTACCGGGCGAAGTCGCCGGCCGCCCCGGGGGCCGCCGACGAGGCCGAGACGCCCACCAGCCAGCCGCCCCCGCCGGGCAGGTAGCCGGGGCGGTTGGGCGGGTCGGCCTCGTCGTAGGCGTTGCGGAGCGTCTCGAACATCTTCGGGGAGCCCGGCAGCCGGGCCACGCCCAGCTCGGCCTCGTCGTCGGGCTCCAGCCAGGTCGAGGCGCGGTCGGCCCGGTCGATCAGGAGCGCCGCCTCGCCCG carries:
- a CDS encoding sigma-70 family RNA polymerase sigma factor; the encoded protein is MIDSVRVSGRPARQDRRGPRTSSPRSSPRPSPRHSPRKEGQPSRAESRDLCSRDLGDEPLLTAEQERALAEAVARGDTEAFHRFVRANLRLVVAIAKHFRGRGLDFDDLIGEGNLGLIRAVRQFDPGVGVRFCTYASYWIKESIRRALNIDGAPIRLPSYMISLLTQWRRAEQEHLRRHGRPPTRDELAEALGLDESRRKMVEQALLTHQFLPGGSVEESMALEEAAADQERPEAPVEAQDQAGVLRGRLGRLDERELAIISRHLGLDDEMPQSLGQIAQGLGITREWARKLEIRALQKLGDRLEGPLLPAPRALAGSAP
- a CDS encoding thioredoxin-like domain-containing protein, coding for MPMPAVRSRPAALAATALAAAAVALLGPGSGREARAQQLDVANILKENRPVQRGVEYDTPADPAEISSCTSEVLPAGRSGAGVKGVAVVIRDGQGRTLRRFLDVSGDRNIDQWCYYKDGFEVYRDVDYDDDRKIDESRWLNTAGTRIAVIEGGKIASWRRLSAQEASKVLVDALVLGDHALLGTVMASADELAGLGLPKGLVEQVRGEAAGRKAAVDELSKKLGGWGWTNSTAWLRFDADMPHLIPADASAGLKDDLLLFENAVVFAGSPDGMGDLGKVAYLQVPELVRVGEAWKFVGLPRAFNPDPSEAEVIAAYEGIRSWLYREGGASGAMASQVSPELEKALRALADFDAQAVAVFAEGDQKAIASYHYERVRKLRAVIVAAPEADRVEYEKEAINSLAAAYQTGDPQVGPATKKALDDFVKGGGPLASYAAFRLIPAEYSLRAAKDPDNLVEAQTQWVEELGAFLEDYPKSAEVPEALFQLASIKEFNGAEDEAKAVYSRLAGEFPDTSFGRKGAGALRRLDSVGKPIALSGTGPDGRTVDASTMTGKHLLILFGANSSQPTQRELPELARLADRKKDALAVIGVSLDGDHESARAFAEASPWPTIVEQGGLESRLADEFGIISLPTMILVDPSGTVVDRDVRSAAEAEAQLDEALAKKE